A genomic stretch from Candidatus Krumholzibacteriia bacterium includes:
- a CDS encoding 6-bladed beta-propeller, translating to MSKLKLAITPYLFLVLLTVFGVACEDDAVTPPSNNFEPAPAFVLAWGSQGAGDGQFGTGPTGVAVWEDTVFVADLGNYRIQKFDATGNFIMSWGSRGAGDGQFDWPYHVALDGGGAVYVTDGNRVQKFDRDGNFIAQWPMNVGNGVTGGIAIDGTGVVYVSDPNNSRIQKFAAADGNFLGDMGSNGNADGQFNHPRGLAVDASDNLYVVDNGNHRIQKFDSGGNFVTKWGKRGSRLGEFETIFTIAVAGNRVYVVDSGLSRIQVFDTSGKVQTWWGSQGSGDGQFEDAGGIAVAGDGSVYVTDWGNVRIQKFK from the coding sequence ACGATGCCGTGACGCCGCCGTCGAACAACTTCGAGCCCGCGCCGGCATTCGTGCTCGCGTGGGGTTCGCAGGGTGCCGGCGATGGGCAGTTTGGCACCGGCCCCACCGGTGTTGCCGTCTGGGAAGACACCGTGTTCGTTGCCGACCTGGGCAATTATCGCATCCAGAAGTTCGACGCCACCGGCAACTTCATCATGTCGTGGGGATCGCGGGGTGCGGGTGACGGTCAGTTCGACTGGCCCTACCATGTTGCGCTTGACGGTGGCGGCGCGGTGTACGTGACAGATGGGAACCGGGTCCAGAAGTTCGACCGGGACGGCAATTTCATTGCGCAATGGCCGATGAACGTCGGCAACGGGGTCACCGGCGGCATTGCGATTGACGGTACCGGTGTCGTGTACGTGAGCGATCCGAACAACAGCCGCATCCAGAAATTCGCCGCCGCGGATGGCAACTTCCTCGGCGACATGGGAAGTAACGGCAACGCGGACGGCCAGTTCAATCATCCCAGAGGACTCGCGGTGGACGCGAGTGACAATCTTTATGTCGTGGATAACGGCAACCACCGGATCCAGAAGTTCGACAGCGGGGGGAACTTTGTCACCAAGTGGGGCAAACGGGGATCACGGCTCGGTGAGTTCGAGACCATCTTCACGATTGCCGTGGCGGGAAATCGCGTCTACGTGGTGGACTCCGGGCTCTCGCGTATTCAGGTGTTCGATACCAGCGGAAAAGTCCAGACCTGGTGGGGTTCGCAGGGCTCGGGTGACGGCCAGTTTGAGGACGCAGGCGGTATCGCGGTGGCCGGTGACGGCAGCGTGTATGTGACCGACTGGGGCAACGTCCGCATCCAGAAGTTCAAGTAG